The segment GATATCGCTGATGTTGACGCCGAGCGCCTGCGCCTTGCGCCGATCGATGTCGAGATAGATCGATGGATTGGTCGCGGTGAAGGTCGAGAACACGCGCGTCAACCGCGAATCGGCATTGGCCGCTCCGATCAACGCGGTCGTGACACTGGAGATCGCGGCGGGGCTCTGTCCTTCCAGCGCCTGGAGCTGGTACTCGAACCCGCCCGAGGTGGAAAGTCCGATGATCGGCGGCATGTTGAACGGCAGCACATTGGCCTGCCGGATTTGCGCGCCAGCCGCGTAAGTCTGTCGGATCAATGCCTGCGCCGAATCCGCGGCTGCCTTGCGATCGGCAAACGGCTTGAGGCGCGTCACCACCAGCGCGCTGTTTGGCTCCGACGCCCCGTCGAGCAGCGAGAAACCGATGATGGCCAGAACATGGTCGACGGCCGGCATCTGCTTCAGGAGGCCCTCGATCTGTCCGGTGACCTCGCTGGTCCGTGCGACGGACGCACCGTCCGGCAACTGCACCGAAGTGAAGAAGGCACCCTGGTCTTCCTCGGGAAGGAACCCTGTCGGCGTCAGGTGCGACATCCCGAAAATGCCGGCTGCGAACACGGCGACCAGTACGAGCGAGAGACTGGCCACGCGCAGCAGCCGCCGTACGCCGCCGCTATAGCGATCGCGGATCCAGTCAATGCCGCCAAGAACGCGCCCGATCATGCCGCGCCGCGGGCCGGTATGCCGCAGGAACAGCGCGCACAGGGCAGGCGACAAGGTCAGCGCATTCAGTGCCGAAATCATCATGGCGGCGCTGATCGTCACCGCAAACTGCCGAAACAACGTACCGGAAATGCCGGGTATGAAGGCGATCGGAACGAAGACGGAGAGCAGCACCAGCGTGATCGCGATGATCGGCGCCGTGATCTGCGTCATGGCCTTCTTGCTCGCCTCGGTCGACGAAAGATCCGGTTCCTCCTCCATCACGCGCTCGACGTTCTCCACGACGACGATGGCGTCATCCACGACGATGCCGATGGCGAGCACCATGGCGAGCAGCGACACCGTATTTGCGGAATAGCCGAGCATCAGCAGCACGGCGAAGGTGCCGACCAGGCTGACCGGGACGGCAATGGCCGGTATCAAGGTCGCGCGAAGGTTGCCAAGGAACAGATAAACCACGATCACGACGAGGACGAAGGCCTCGCCGAGCGTCCGCAGGACCTCCGTAATGGTATCTCGCACAAAGCTCGTGGAATCGTACTGCACGAGATAGCTCAAGCCGGTCGGGAATCGCTTGGACAGCCGCTGCATCGTGGCCGCGACCGCCTGTGCGGTCGTTACCGCGTTGGCGCCCGGCGCCAGATAGATCGCGAGAGGCACCGCGGCGCGCCCGTCGATCCTCGCTTCGCTGTCAAGGTTCTGCGCGCCCATCTCGACCCGGGCGACGTCCTTGACGAGCAATGTCGAGCCGTCCGGGTTGGCGCGCAGCACGATATTGGCGAACTGGTCGACTGTCGCGAGCCGCCCCAACGTCTGCACGTTGAACTGGAACTGCTGGTCGTCGCTGATTGGACGCGCGCCGATGCGGCCGACCGGTGCCTGGACGCTCTGCGTTCGAATGGCCGCGATCACGTCCGAGGGTGTGAGATTGAGGCTGCTCAGTCGTTGCGTATCGAACCAGATCCGCATCGAGTAGTTCATCTTGGCGAACAAGTGAGCCTGGCCGACACCGGGCGTGCTGGAAATCGCGTCGAGCACGTTGATGATGGCGTAGTTGGTGATGAACAGCGGATCCTGCTGGCCGTCGGCGCTGTAGAGCACCAGGAATTGCAGGATCGCCGACGATTTCTTTTGCACTGTCACGCCCTGCTGCTGCACCTCCGTGGGCAACTGCGACAATGCGCTCTGCACCCGATTGTTGACATTGACGGTGTTGATGTCGGGATCGGTGCCGAGCGCAAACGACACCGTCAGGGTGTAGCTGCCATCGTTGCCGCTGGTCGATTTCATGTACAGCGCACGGTCGACCCCGACCACTTGCGCTTCGAGGGGCTGAGCGACGCTGGTCTCCACGACCTCGGCAGACGCGCCGGGAAAGGTTCCGGCAACCGTGACCTGCGGCGGCACGATGTCCGGAAATTGCGCCACCGGGATCCGCGTCAGCGCGAGCGCACCTGCGATGGTGATGATGAAGGCGACGACCATTGCAAGTCGCGGGCGATCAATGAACACGGCGGACATCATCGTTTGTTATCCTCCGGTCGCGGACCAGTCGCGCCGCCATGATCTGGTTCCAACGGTGCGTCGCCTGCGCCGGCCTTCATGCTCGACAGGATCAGCGCGCTTGCCGGCCCCGGCGAAACCGCCTGACCCGGACGAACCCTTTGCAGGCCTTCGACAATGACCTTGTCGCCCGCCGCGAGGCCGCTGATGACGGAGGCGATGGTGGGCGTCGATTGTCCAAGCTGGATGCGGCGTTGTTCGGCCTTGTCGCCGGCGCCAACGGTGAGGACGTAGTCGCCCTGCTGGTCTGACAGCACCGCCGAACGCGGGACCGCCAGCACCTCGATGGGTTGGACACCTTCCAGCAAGACCGTAACGAATTCGCCGTCGGTCAGTTCGTGGACGGTAACGCCCGCGGCGGACGGTGCGCGCAGGATCGGATTGGCGATCTCGCCGCGCACGGTAATCGTATCGGTGTTCTGGGCGATCGTGTTGTCGACAAAGTTCAGCTTGCCGGATTTGCCATACATGCGGCCATCAGGCAGCCGCAGCCGGATCACCACGGCTTCCAAACCTCCTTGCGGTCCATAGCGTTCGCGGAGTTCGAGCCCTTGCCGCAGCGGCACCGGGAAGGTGACGTACATCGGATTCTGGCTCACGATCGTGGTCAGTACGCCAGAGCTTGGACCGACGACATTGCCTTCGGTCACGGCCGTACGTCCGATCTTGCCGTCGATCGGTGTGCTGATCATGGTGTAGTCGAGGTTGATCCGGGACGCATCGACTTGTGCCTGCGCAGCCTGGACCTGGGCTTCCAGACTGCGTTGGTTGGCGATCGCTGCGTCGTAGGTCGATTGCTGACCGGCCGGCCCACCGAGCAGCGTAGCCGCACGCTCGGTCGTCAGCTTGGCGTTCTCGAGCATCGCCTGCAGCTGGGCCACCTGCGCCTGCTTTGAGGCGAGATCAGCCTCGAACGGTCCGCGCTCGAGCCGGTAAAGCGGGTCGCCTTTTTTGAGCTCGGCACCTTCGACGAACAGGCGCTCTTCCAGGAATGCGGTGACGCGGGCCACGACATTGACGCGATTGACCGCTTCGATCCGGCCAAGAAATTCGCTGGTCTCGGTGATAGGTCGTCTAATCGCTTCGACGATGCCGACAGCAGGCGGAGCGCCGGGGGCCGGCTGTGTCCAGGCCGTGCCGCCGATGACGAAAGTCAGCAAACTTGCAGCCAGCATCCTGACCGAGACGTCCGCAAGGTCCATTGTCCGCTCCTTGCTCTAGGGTTCGAGACAAGCCGCTATCGCCGTCCGCGCGGACCGAGAGTCAGGTTCGTAACTCCTGCCGCAAGGTTCAATCCGATCGATCGCTCGATCGACAGCGGCTGGAGCGCAATCGTCCGGCGAGAGCCTCCGATCAGGACGTTGGCTCCGAGCCCGGGGCCGAATGCAACATTGCCGCTCGCGCCCACGTAGCTCCCCCGCAGCGTGCCGGGACCGGCGCGGGAGTTTCTAGCGAAGACGGCCCATGAGAGAGTTCCTGCGCTGGTCACGCCGATGTCGAGACCAACGCGCCGGATCCGTCCGTCATAGACGTATTGTCGGGTCGGGCGTGTCGTGATGAATACGCAACGAAGCTCTTGCGCGGAGCCAAGCACCAGCCCAACGCGTGGGGTGCTGGTACATACGAGCCGGCCGACCCTGAACGTCTCGGCCCGTGCGGGCAGGGCATCGGTGCACATCAAGGCGAATCCGCAGATGATCGTGAGAAACAGGTTGATGCGCATTCAGGCCTCCGTTGTACCTATTTGCGATGGTCCCTTGTTAAGCATCGGCCCCCGGTCATCGCCGAGGTAATCCTCGACGTAGAATCTGATGATCGCGACCCGGCCGACGGCGACCAGCGGCATGGCGAGCGCGATGCCCATCACGCCCAGCATTGCGCCCAACAGCACGATCGCGACCAATGTCCATGCGGGAGGAATTTCGACCGCCTGGCGCTGGATCAGCGGACCGATCACATAGCCCTCGATCGACTGAACGATCGTGTAGATGACGACGGCCCAGATCAGCAGCGATGCGCCGAGCGGCATTGCGACGAGCGCGATCGGGATTGCGGCAAGGATGGGTCCCAGATACGGAACGAAGTTGGAAAGGCCCGCCTGCAGCCCCAGCACGAAGGGACCGGGAAGCCCGATAAGGTAGAGCGCGACCCACACGCACAGTGTCATCAGGACGATGCGGATCAGCTGCCCGACGAACCACAGCCGCATCACGTTTCCCATCTCGTTCATCACCGCGCGTGTCCGGGCGCGATAGGAGGGCTTCGCCAGCACCACAAGGCTCTCGCGGTGGCTGGTGGGATCGAAGGCAAAGAGGATACCGAGGAACGCGATCACCAGCGCGCCGGTCAGAAAGCTCGACGCTCTGCCAAGGACGAGCTGGGCGTGGCTGAAGAACCGGCCTTGATCGGACAACAGCCACTGCGCAAAATCTCGGCCCCACTCCGGACCAAGCAGGTCGACGCCGTACGTCAGAAGACGTTGCTGCAAGACGTCGAACTGGGTGTCCATGACCTTCAGCAAGATGCGCGTTTGCTCCGGCAGCTTGCCAACTCCCCAGACGAGGCCCAGTCCGACCATGGTGGCGAACAGCAGCAGCACGAATGTCAGCCGCCACAAACGATTGAGCGGAATTGCCGGCGCCAGTGCCCGCGCGGCGGCATCCAGAAAGGCGGCAAACAACACGCCTGCGAAGATGATGAGGAGACTCGAGACGGTTTGCCACACCAGGAAGAGGCCAACGCATGTGGCGAGCAAAGTGAGGCCCGTTGCGAGAAGGCCGCGGCGATTGTCGGACACGGCCTGGTCTGGAGGCTCGCGGAAACCGGCCTCGCGCGGTTGCTCTTGTCCTGTCCTCACGTCGCTCATCGGTCGGGCGTCCCGGCGGATTTCAATGATGGACCGTCGTGCCGGGGCTCAGGTGCGAACACGGCGGCTGCCATAATGGGGATGCGAGCCGCCGCGATGGCGCCAGTGGCGATGCTTGGTGGGGTTCGTATTGGTATTTGGCGCGGCGGCGCCTGGCGCAGGCGTCGTGACCTGCTTGGGCACGGATGCAGCCGGATCGGTCGTCTGCGCCTGAGAGCTGGTCGGCTGCGCGGCCGCGATCGATCCGGCAAGGATGAGAGCGCCGCAAAAGGTGCGGACATTCATGTTTGTCTCCAATTGACCCCACGATACTTCAGATCGGGATAGCGCCGCCGGCCGGCGCATGGACGCGGACGCACGCGGTTAGTCCCCAAACCCGGGGATGAGGTGGGCGCAAGGGTCGAATTTGAGTGGGGTAGACCGGCCACCCTCGGCTGCGAGACTAGAGGCGGCTTCCGCGTCTGCACATCGGGGATTCTATGTAGAGGGCGAGACAGGAAATCGGTCGACCCCTCTAGCGAGAACTTGCCGACCCTGGCGCCGCGGTTCGGGCGATCAACACGAAGCTCGCGCGGAAGAACTCGCCGGCCTTGGCGAGTTCAGCCGCGATACGCCTGGCGTGCAGAACGGCGGCGCCCTGGTCGGCGCACTCGCATGCAGTTCCGTCCGGACAAAGGCCGTATTTGTCGACGATGTGAAAGAAGTAGCGCATGCGGACGGATTAGGCCGGTGCGTGACCAGCTTCCAGTGACAAAGGTGCAAGAGTCCAGGCAAAAAGGATGAGAAGCTGAGGGCGACCCAAGGTTACACTTCGGTTAGCCGCCGCGGCCGGATGCAGGCGTTCCGCGATAGGGTGATATATCCTGCGGTACTCGGGTGATCATCCGATGTGCCCGCAAGGGCCAGACCGCTAGCTTGGCTTGTTCGTGCGAACAAATCCGAGGAGGAGAGCGATGTCGAATTATGATCCGAACCTGACCGCCTCAGGCAGCGGTGGCGCCGCGCTTGCGATCGATCCCGGATTGCGCGCCTATATGCTGCGCATCTACAATTATATGGCCGCGGGCGTCGGCCTGACCGCAATTGTGGCGGGGCTGACGTATCAGCTCATGGGTCCCACCTTGCTCGAGAGCCCATTGATGTGGGTTTTCATCCTGGCGCCGCTCGCGCTGGTGTTCTTCATCGGGGCGCGCATCAATACGCTGTCGGCGGAAACGGCGCGCCTTCTGTTCTTCGTCTATGCCGCGTTGGTCGGCGTCTCGCTCTCGACGCTGCTGCACATCTACACCAGTGCCTCGATCACGCGCGTCTTCTTCATCGCGGCCGCAATGTTCGGGGCACTCAGCGTCTTCGGTTACACCACCGGGCGGAACCTGTCCGCGGTCGGCAGCTTCCTGTTCATGGGCCTGATCGGCATCATCATCGCAGGCCTGGTCAACCTCTTCCTGAGGTCGACGGGGCTCGATTGGTTGATCTCGATCGTCGGCGTTGCCGTCTTTGCAGGACTGACGGCCTACGATACGCAGCGGATCAAGGCGATGTATGAGAGCAGGGACGATGAGACAACGGCGAGCCGCAAGTCCGTCATCGCGGCACTGTCGCTCTACCTCAACTTCCTCAATCTGTTCATGATGCTGCTGCGCCTGCAGGGCGGTCGACGGTAGGCGGCTTCAGGCCGCCGGCCGCTCCGCCACACTGGCGAGCGCGTCGCGGAGAATCTTCTCCTTGGTCTCGTCCAGGGACGTCTTCAACACAACTCCGCCGGCTTCCTTGATCTCGTTCAGCACCTTGTCGGCCGTCATGTTCTTGATCAGGACGAAGAGCGCGGCGTTGCCGGCGTGGAGCGAGGCGGACAGCTCTTTCATGAAGGAATCGTTGATGCCGAAATCGGACAAAGCGCCTCCAAGCGCGCCGGACGCGGCGCCGAGCGCGACACCGATGATCGGATTGAGGAAGAGAACTCCGATCAGCAGCCCCCAGAAGCTGCCGGTAATTGCGCCCGTCGCCGTGGTGTTGACGAGCTGGTTGAGCCGGATGCTGCCATTCTCGGCCTTGACGGCGATCACCGCGTCACTGATGGTGATCAAATATTCCTTTTGCAACTTAAGCAGCCGCTGACGGACTTCTTCGGCCTTTGCCTCGCTCGGGTATACGATTGCGACCAGATCAGACATGGAGACCTCCTGGGTATTTCCCGCAGGATTGACCGCGGGAAGACCGGTGCCAATTGCATTGGCGCGGAGACTACGCTGCGAACACAAGCTCGGTATCCATGAAAACCCTTGGACGCTAAAGAGATCGTTCCTGATCATTGTATCGAGGGATTCCCTCGGCACGACCTGCTCGATCCAGGTGGTCTTCAGCTCGCCGCGAACATTAGCGCTGCTAGCAGCAGCGCGACCAGGAGCAGGGAGATGCCGGCGGCGGACCATTGACGAAGAACGTCGTCGCCGCTTACGACAAGGCTGCTCAATCCAAGACAGCCGCGCCGGAGCGGACCGGCCACTCTGATGAGCGCTTTCCAGGCCGCTGAAGAGCCCAGCGGGTGCGGCCATGGGCTGAGCAAGATCGCAAGCGCTGCGCCTCCGAGCACAGGCAAGAGCAATTTGGGCAGCGCGTCGATGCCGAACAGGCTCGATGTCGGACCATACCGGACTGGCAAATACGAGTTCCAAGGCAACAAGCCAAGCAATAGCGAACAGAGCGCCAAGGCAAGCGCCGCGAGGTCGCGTCCGAGCGGCGCTCGGCCGACGAGGGCAATCGACTGGTCTGATGGCGCGAGCGCGTGGGACAGGACCAGCACGACATAGGCGGTCGTGAACATTCCGGCGGCCTGAAGCACGAGGGCCCACCACCACTGCCCCGTCCTCGCCGTCTCCTGGAGCAATAACTCCTTTGCGAGTGACGCTCCGCTCGGTTGAACACCCATCAAGGCGATGCCGCCAATTGCGAACGCTAGGACGCTCAAGGGCAGGGCCCGTGCGACACCGCGCAGCCCGGTGATGCGATCGTGGCCAAGCCCGGCATAGATTGATCCGGCGGCCATGAACATCGCCGCCTTCGCCGTCGCATGGGAAACTGCTTGCAACAGGCCGCCCGCCAGGGCCTGGTCGTTTTCGAGCTTTCCGGATGCGCCGAACGCGAGAGGAAACATCAGGAAGAGATATCCGATCTGAGCCAGCGTCGAATATGCAATCAGGAGCTTGAGGCGCTCTTGCCGGAGCGCGACAACGCTTCCGAACACGATCGCTCCGGCTCCCAGCGTCGCGAGCAATTGCGCGGCAGCCAAACCGGGCAAGCCCGGCATGGCATCGAACCAGAGTCGCACAAGAATGAAGAACGACCCCTTCACGACCAGACCGGACAGCATCGCGCTCGCAGCGGCCGGTGCGCCGGCATGAGCGGGCGGCAGCCAGAGGTGCAGCGGAAAGAGTGCAGTTTTGGCGAGGAGACCGCTTGTCATCAAGGCCGCCGCGATGAGCACGCCGGATTCGGCGCTCACGCGATGCGACAACAACACGATATCGAGTGTCCCGTAGAGACCATAGAGCAGCGCGGTGCCCAGCAGATAAAGGACCGAACCGAGCAATGCGAAGAGCAGATATCGCAACGCGGCCCGAAGCGTCTCCGCGCGACCGTCGAGCGACACCAGAGGCACCGCGGCGAACGTCAGCAGTTCCAGCGCAACATAGAGCGAGAAGAGGTCGCCGCCGACGAAGATCGTGTTCAGCGCGCCCCAGATCGCCAGCAGCAGAATCCATAATGCGAATGGTGCGCGCGCTTCGGCAGCTTGGGGACGAAAATCGGTCGCGGCAAAAATGGCGACCGCGCAGATCACGACCGCCGTCGTCGCGAGCATGACTGCCGACAATCCGTCGGCGCGGAGGGCTACGCCGAGCGGCGGCGGCCAGGCGCCGAGCAGATAGACGAGGTGGCCGTCGCTTCGCGGCAAGAGCACGAGAACCGCTGCCGCAATCGCCAATCCGGCCGGCATGACCGTGAAGGCGACCTGCCGAACGTAGCGCTCGCCGAAAGCGAACGCCAGCAAGATACCCGCGACCGGCAACGCGATCGACAGCACCAGCAGGACGCCGCCGGCAGTTGTCACCAGCACGGGGGCAGGGGGCAGCATCAGCCACCGGACGGATCGGAGGGCGGGCTCGCCGGCGCCGGACCGTCGAGTGTCGTCGAGCCGGCGATCTGGAAGAGCCGCAGCAACAGGGCGATCGCCAGTGCCGTCGCGGAAAACGCCACCACGACTCCGGTGATCACCAGGGCTTGCGGCACCGGGTCGTTGCCAAAGGCGGCTGCGGCGCCTCGGCGTCCGACAATGCCGAACAGAAGAAACACGCCGCTGCCGAGCAGGTTGAATGCGATGATCTTGCGAAGTGGTTGCGGATTCGCGATCAGGCCGTAGAGCCCGAGCCCGACCGCCGCGGCGGCGCATAATCCGAACACCGTCACGGCGCTCATCACTCGGCGCTCCTTTCCGGTGCGCCGGCGAGCAGCAGGCCGAGCGTCGTCGCGATCGTCAGTAGCATCGCGACCTCGATGCCCAGAATCAACGGTTTGGCGAACGCGACCGGATAAGCAAGGAACGCCGGCCCAAAACAGAGCCCGCCAAGGCCGACGACAAGGAACAGGCCAGGTCCGGACACCAGGATGAGCCGTAGCCATCGACTGCGCACGGGCGGCGTATCCGCCAGTCCGGCCATGATGACCAGCAGCCACATGGATGCGAGAACCGCGCCGCCCTGAAACGCTCCGCCGGGGTGATCAGCGCCCGTCCACAGGATGTAAATGCCGACGACAATGCCGGCGGGCGGCAACAGGCGCGCGAGAAAGGCGAGAACACCATTTGGATCGGCCTGGTGGCGCAGTCCGGGACGACCGCCCCAGGCCTGGTCCGATGCGAGCGACCAGACGCCGACGATGGCGAGCAGGAGCACGACCTTCTCGAGCATGGTGTCCATCCCGCGGAATGCCATGAGCACGTTGGTGACGGGGTTGGCCATTCCGGTCGCCCCGGAATTCGAGACGACCTCGGGCGCGAGCGTTGGCGCTGGATCGGGCAGAAGCAGGATTGCGACGGCCAGCGCTGCCGCGATCGACGCGGACAGGATGGCCGCGCTCAGGCGCACGATCAGGCTAGGTGCTTCCGTTGTCATCGCCTCGGTGTCGCGCAGCCGGGCCGCCGCGCCCAGCAGCACGACGCCGCCCAGGCCTCCGCCAATTGCAGCCTCGGTCAGCGCAACATCGACGGCGTCAAGACGGACCCAAATCAGCGCAACCAGAAGTCCGTAGGCGATAAAACCGACCGTGGCCGAATAGGTGTCGGGGACGGCGATCGTCCAGATGGCGAGGCCCAGCACCACGGCGGCGAGCGCGATCTCGAACACTGTTGCGATGCTCATTTGCCAGATCCGCTCTGACGTGCCGTGCGCGCTATCAACTGCGAGACGGAGGCGCCCGCGAGCAGCACGAACATCCAGATGCTGATCAGCTTCAGTCCGTCGCGCAGGCCTCCTGTTTGGGGGAGCAGCCCGAGCACGACGAAACCCAGACCGAGATTGTCGGCCTTACTGAGCGCGTGCAGACGCGTCAGGGTGTCGGGAAAGCGAAGAAGGCCGACAGTGCCGGCGAAAAAGAAGAACACGCCTGCCGACACCCCCGCAACCGTGATGATGTCGCGTACGACGCTCATCTGTCCTCCCCCGGACCGGCTCCATCGGTTGCGAGGCGGGAAAGCCCTTTCTTGACGAACGCGATGGATGCGAAGGTGGCGAGCAGTGCCAGGATCAATGCCACGTCGACGGCCGCCGGCACGCCTGTCACGGTCCCGAGCAGCAGCAGGACGGCAATGCCCGCGGTCCCGATCAATTGTGTCGCCATCATCCGGTCTGCATCTGTCGGGCCACGCAAGATCGACACCAGCCCGAGCGCCAGCATCGTCAGGATCAAGCCGACTGCGGCGGTCAGGAATTCAGTCATTGTAGAGCGCTCGAACCAACGCCGCTTCCTCGGCGGCAAGCTCGGCAACGACCGGTTGCTCGATGTCGAGGCAGTGATAGACGATCTGCCCGTTCTCCTCCCCGGTCGGCACCGTGCCGGGCAAAAGGCTGGTGAGTGTCGTGAACACGTTACGTCGCATCCCGCGCGAAAGGCCGGTCGGATAGACCACCAATCCCGGGCGCAGCGGCAGCCGGGGATCGAGCGCGCGACGCGCGACGTCTACGCCGGCGACCACCGACTGGTACAGGAAAAGCAGCGCCAGGCGTGCCATGGCAGTAACCGACCGCCGCGATCTGCTCGGCTCCAGCAGGTGCAGGCTTGTCCAGGTTGCTGCCGCGATCGCAGCCGCCGCGGCAGGAAGATCCGCGGGATTGACGCCGGCAAGCACGAGCCAGAGGCAGAGGAAAAATGCGGCTCTGAAAGTCGCAATCCGCCACAATCCTCCAACCGCGACGGCCGCACGTCCATCCCGACCACCTGAGGATCCTGTCATGCTGGTTTCCTCGGTTGCTCCCGGATTGTGTCGCCTGGGGCCCTGCCATTCCAACGACGGAGCAGCGGCAGGGGCGTCTATCCGCGAGTCATGCGCTGCATCGATCCGCAAGCCGGCGTGGCGATACATCATCATCCAGAAGGGTTCGGATGGCGCCCACGAGTGGATCGTCCGGCGCCATCGCCTTCGCTTGGGATAGGATCTTGCGACCCTGCCGCGCAACTACTGCGACGCCTGCCGAGCGAAGCATGTGCCGCCTCGT is part of the Bradyrhizobium commune genome and harbors:
- a CDS encoding monovalent cation/H+ antiporter complex subunit F, yielding MTEFLTAAVGLILTMLALGLVSILRGPTDADRMMATQLIGTAGIAVLLLLGTVTGVPAAVDVALILALLATFASIAFVKKGLSRLATDGAGPGEDR
- a CDS encoding Na+/H+ antiporter subunit E, with the protein product MTGSSGGRDGRAAVAVGGLWRIATFRAAFFLCLWLVLAGVNPADLPAAAAAIAAATWTSLHLLEPSRSRRSVTAMARLALLFLYQSVVAGVDVARRALDPRLPLRPGLVVYPTGLSRGMRRNVFTTLTSLLPGTVPTGEENGQIVYHCLDIEQPVVAELAAEEAALVRALYND
- a CDS encoding cation:proton antiporter, translated to MSVVRDIITVAGVSAGVFFFFAGTVGLLRFPDTLTRLHALSKADNLGLGFVVLGLLPQTGGLRDGLKLISIWMFVLLAGASVSQLIARTARQSGSGK